Genomic DNA from Scyliorhinus torazame isolate Kashiwa2021f chromosome 15, sScyTor2.1, whole genome shotgun sequence:
ggcggcgtccacgggccgcatgtggcgaGTGGCAGCAAAGATGgctagcgatgctgggcctggaaacagcagcgaccgatCGAGCCTGGAAACGGAGACGAAGTGGCTTTTCtagccacacccgttgcaggtcgcactccgtgctgggcagcattttctggggtgcttgttctggccgcaaaaatagcatttggggcctccggagttagctggctgctgcgcggcgcaggcttgcggtgtacccgggtcggatgatggtggggcccatgacgcccacaAGGGTAccgtgcggtcggaggtgtaggactctacattgcgggaggccacttctagggagttagcgagctgtacatctctgtaaggtcgagtgtaccccttccaataatcgctggcggacataattggacttaatgcccgtgacataggcgtctctgatcagcgCTTCCGTGTGTTGGACTGCCGCCACAGACTGGCAATTACAGTTTCTACTAAGTATCGGCAAAgcacgcaggaaatcgtcctgagactcccccgggatttgccgtctcgtggccaggaggtgcctgccgaacacctgattaacagtcttgatgtattgtccttttagtagcgccatcgcttccgtgtaagtgggagcgtcccgaaggaggaggaaaacctgtgggctcacctgtgagtagaggatctggagcttctgtgggtctgagagggcttctgtggttgctccgagatatccttcaaagcaggctagccagtgctcgaaagtggcTGTGGcatcggctgcgtgagggttcagctccaggtgatccggcttgataagacgttcatctttaaaattctagcacaataaattgatgtaccatcaatggacacgagatgaaatggtgaactattgaggctttattgtgctagacgtTAAGCCTCCTGCAGTTGGAACCAaaatggaggcagcgcaggagagtgtacacttttatacagagcctgctgggtggagtcagcaggctgggatttactgtattgactgtagtacaatggcagtaccgtaatgcACGTAGtatatgaccagtggtgtttaccacagaagggcattagctatgaggagagattggataaacttgatttgttcacactggaacaatggaggttgaggggtgacctgatctacaaaattatgagggacatggatagagtggatactcataatctttttcccagggtggaagagtcaattacgaggggcataggcttaaggtgcgaggggcaaagtttggaggagatgtgtggggtttacacagaggatagtgggtgcctggaacccactgctgggggaggtggtggaagcaggtttgtGATGTttgtgatagtgatgtttaaggagcgtcttgacaaatacatgaataggatgggaatagaggatatgGGCCCCGGAGATGGAGAAGGTTTTAGATTaaacgagcagcatggtcggcgcaggctagagagccgaaggacctgttcctgtgctgtaattttcaggGATCTTTGTACTTACCTGCTAATGCGGATTTCCAGCCTCTGCTTGTTTACTTATAGAAAATTCACTTGGCCATATCTACTTCAAATGCATGTCTTTAACACCTAGACTCCTTTAATATCTCAAGCTCTTCTAGACAGCTGGTCTTCAGTTTAATTAAATTAGTTTATCTCTCAGGGCCACAAGCCTGTTTCACAGAATAGCACAGTGGACCCCCAAAAACATTAAAAAATAGCATCTCTCATCACAACAGAATAACATGAAAATCCATAAATTGTTCAGTCCATTCTATACTTTTCCGAAGGTTGCACTGTTGCAATAATTCCCTGATTGCCATAGGTGTAAATGAATAGTCCTGCTGTTAAACCTCTTGAAAATGGTACGCCTTGTTTGATGTGGTGCAACTGGTTTTTTTTAACAGCATACTAACTTAATTAATGATTATAAATGCCCCTGCTGGCCTTAAAAGCTAATTTTATATTTCTGCAATATTAAATTTCTCCACAATTCCACATTTTTCAAAAAAGTTTGTTTATTTTAATTTTAGATTCTATCTTAATCCAATCATTTATTTTCAAAATGAAAAGTTTAATTAAAATTGAAAGATTTTAAGTATGTTCAACATCCTGGTTTGCTGTATGTAAATATTTTggtgtgattggctgcttacctgCTTGCTAACATCATGGATGCTGTACACTAAGACATTCCTTCGCTTAACTGGTACTATATTTAAACTGCCATCAGGAAAAGGGAAAACACCACCAGAGAGATCGCTTGATCTTAATGGGCAACATTCTTTGTGCTCTGTGGGAAGCTACCTCGCCTCTGAGTGCACAATCCAGCTGTATGTTTCTGAATTGCATTGGGAAGTCTCCAGTACACATGTTGGAAAGCCTCCTGTCTACATGTTGTGGGAAGCCTCCTGTATATATATTGAGAAGTCTCCTGTATACATGTTGGGAAGTCTCCTGTATATATGTTGTGGGAAGTCTCCTGTATACATGTTGGGAAGACTCCTGTATACATGTTGGGAAGTCTCATGTATACATGTTGGGAAGTCTCCTGTATACATGTTGGGAGGTCTCATGTATACGTGTTGGGAAGGCTCCTGTATACATGTTGGGAAGTCTCCTGTATACGTGTTGGGAAGGCTCCTGTATACATGTTGGGAAGTCTCATGTATACATGTGGGAAGCCTCCTGTATACATGTTGGGAAGACTCCTTATACATGTTGGGAAGTCTCATGTATACATGTTGTGGGAAGCCTCCTGTATACGTGTTGTGTGAAGTCTTCTGTGTACGTTTGTGGGAAGACTCCTGTATACATGTTGGGAAGCCTCCTGTATACATGTTGGGAAGTCTCCTGTATACATGTTGGCAAGTCTCTTGTATACATGTTATGGGAAGTCTCCTGTATACATGTTGTGTGAAATCTCCTGTATACATGTTGGTGGGAAGACTCCTGTATACATGTTGGGAAGTCTCTTGTATACATGTTGGCAAGTCTCTTGTATACATGTTGGCAAGTCTCTTGTATACATGTTGTGGGAAGCCTCCTGTATACGTGTTGTGAGAAGTCTCCCGTACACATGTTGGGAAGTCTCCTGTATACATGTTGGGAAGTCACCTGTATAtatgaaattaaaaatgaaatgaaatcgcttattgtcacaagtaggcttcaaattaagttactgtgaaaagcttctagtcgccacattccggcgcctcttcggggaggctggtacgggaattgaaccatgctgctggcctgccttggtctgctttcaaagccagctatttagccctgtgctaaaccagcccctatacatgTATACATGTCGTGGAAAGTCTCCTGTATACATGTCGTGGGAAGTCTCCTGTATACATGTCGTGGTAAGTCTGCTGTATACATGTGTGAAGTTTCCTGTATACATGTCATGGCAAGTCTGCTGTATACATGTCGTGGGAAGTCTCCTGTATACATGTCGTGGGAAGTCTCCTGTATACATGTCGTGGTAAGTCTGCTGTATACATGTTGTGGGAAGTCTCCTGTATACATGTCGTGGAAAGTCACCTGTATACATGTGGGAAGTCACCTGtatacatgaaatgaaaaatgaaatgaaaatcgcttattgtcacaagtaggcttcaaattaagttactgtgaaaagcctctagtcaccacattctggcgcctcttcggggaggctggtacgggaattgaatcatgctactggcctgccttggtctgctttcaaagccagctatttagccctgtgctaaaccagcccctatacatgTATACATGTCGTGGGAAGTCTCCTGTATACATGTCGTGGGAAGTCTCCTGTATACATGTTGTGGGAAGTCTCCCGTACACATGTTGGGAAGTCTCCTGTATACATGTTGGGAAGTCTCCTGTATGCATGTTGGGAAGTCGGTTGTATACATGTTGTGGGAAGTCTCCTGTATACATGTTGGGAAGCCTCCTGTATACATGTTGGGATGTGTCCTGTATATATGTTATGGGAAGTCTCCTGTACACATGTTGGGAAGTCTCCTGTATACATGTTGGGAAGCCTCCTGTATACATGTTGGGATGTGTCCTGTATATATGTTATGGGAAGTCTCCTGTACACATGTTGGGAAGTCTCCTGTATACATGTTGGGAAGCCTCCTGTATACATGTTGGGATGTGTCCTGTATACATGTTGTGGGAAGTCTCCTGTACACATGTTGGGAAGTCTCCTGTATACATGTTGGGAAGTATCCTGTATACATGTGGGAAGTCTCCTGCATACACATTGGGAAGTCTGTGTATATGTTGGGAAATTTCCAGTATACATGTTGTGGGAAGTCTCCTGTATACAAGTTGTGGGAAGTCTCCTGTATACACATTGGGAAATCTGTGCACATGTTGGGAAATCTCCTGTATATATGTTGGGAAGTCTGTGTATATGTTGGGAAATTTCCAGTATACATGTTGTGGGAAGTCTCCTCTATACAAGTTGTGGGAAGTTTCCTGTATACATGTTGGGAAGTCTCCTGTATACAATTTGCGGCAAGTCTCCTGTACACACATTGGGAAGTCTCCTGTATACATGTTGGGAAGTCTCCTGTATACATGTTGGGAAGACTCCTGTATACATGTTGTGGAAAGTCTCCTTTACACATGTTGGGTAGTCTCCTGTATACAATTTGCGGCAGTTCTCCTGTACACACATTGGGAAGTTTCCTGTATACATGTTGTGGGACGTCTCCTGTATACACATTGGGAAGTCTGTATACATGTTGGGAAATCTCCTGTATACATGTTGGGAAGTCTGGATACATGTTGGGAAATCTCCTGTACACAAGTTGTGGGAAGTCTCTTGTATACATGTTGGGAAGACTCCTGTATACATGTTGTAGGAAGTCTCCTGTATACATGTTGGGAGGTCTCCTGTATACATGTTGTGGGAAGTCTCCTGTATACATGTTGGGAAGTCTCCTGTATACATGTTGTGGAAAGTCTCCTGTATACATGTTGTGGGAAGTCTGCTGTATTCATGTTGGGAAGTCTCCTGCATTCAAGTTGTAGGAAGTCTCCCATACACATGTTGCAATGTCTCCTGTAGTCTCCTGTATACAATTTGCGGCAAGTCTCCCGTACAGACGTTGGGAAGTCTCCTGTATACATGTTGTGGGAAATCTCCTGTATACATGTTGGGAAGACTCCTGTATACATGTTGGGAAGTCTCCTGTGTACATGTTGTGGGAAGTCTCCTGTATACATGTTGGGAAATCTCCTGTATACATGCTGGGAAGTCTCCTGTATACATGTTGGGAAGTCTCCTGTGTACATGTTGGGAAGTCTCCTGTATACATGTTGGGAAGTCTCCTGTATGCATGTTGGGAAGTCTGTTGTATACATGTTGTGGGAAGTCTCCTGTATACATGTTGGGAAGTCTGCTGTATACATGTTGGGAAGTCTCCTGTATATATAATTGATGTGAATTTCTTTCAGGATTGAGAAATTTTAATCTTGAGATCCTTCTGTTGAACTGCAAGATACTCACCAAATACTTGGTACATCAATCAGTCAGGAGAACTATCCTGCCAATATTATCAAAATAGATTTTTGGGATCCAATTGATTACTGGATACCACATGACTATTCCATCTGATTTCTGATCCTCTCTGTTTGGTAGTACTCAGACAGGCCATAGTAAAAATAGAACTGGGAACTCCCCTTCCAGCCACCTGCAATTTTCCAAAGCAGGTGTCGAGGACACCCACCCAAAATCGTCGAGAAATGTTACATATTCAGATTaagcacaatttttaaaaaatataaatttagagtatccaattcattttttccaattttggggggcaatttagtgtggccaatccatctaccctgcacatcttttgggttgtggggtcgaaacccacgcaaacacggggagaatatgcaaactctgaaCCTGAGACCGCGGCgcaatgaggcagctgtgctaaccactacaccactgtgctgccctcgattGTGCACAGATGATGAAAGATCAGAAGAGGCCCATGTAAGGCTCTTCTGACTCCACagggagtggaaacatcctctccacgtccactctatccaggcctcccagtatcctgcacatctttggactgtgggaggaaaccagagcacctggagcaaacccacgcattaacggggagaatgtgcaaagtccacacagacagtcacccgaagtcggtatcgaacccggatccctgccgctgtggggcagcagtgctaaccattgtgccatcgtggcACCCGGATGCTCAGCTATTGAGTATATTTAATGGAGAGATCTATATTTTTGGATTCTATTGGTTTTAAGGGCAATGTGGATGATATGGGAAGTTACAGTTAAGATCAAAGTTTTGGTGACCTTTAGGCAATGTTGAATTAAAAACTGGGTGATATTGGAAATACCTACAATTCCCACCCACAACAAGTCACGTAGAAATTCATGGCGACAGTCACTTTCACAGCCTCTGACAATGCTCATCAATCTTACTCTGAGAGTGCTAAGGTTGGAACTTTGTGGCAGTAGCATATGGCAGATTTCAGTGGGGAAGTTCAGGATACAgggtaggtcatttaggactgagatgacgaGAAATCTCTTCAATCAGAGCAATTTTCTACctcaaggctgtggaggccaagccactgaATTTATTTAAGTTTCTAGAAGcaaaggcatcaaggggtatggggagagagcgggagtatggtgttgagatagaggatcagccatgatcagattgaatggtggagcaggctcaatgggcggaatggcctactcctacttttTCGTGCTCCGAGTCTGGGAGCAACTGGTCCATGCAGAAGTTATGAAATCAGGACAAATTCCTTCAGCATGTCCCACATCATTCCTTGTACAGTTTAGCAATCTTAAATAACTCATGAAAGTGCCAAACATGTGCAAAATCTTTGCAACAGTCAGAAATCATTTAGCAACTAATCTGAAAGTAGGTAATGATACTTAGTTCCAACACTGCAGCATTGGGATCAAATCTGTGTTATTCTCGAATTGTCATCATGATTTGCCTACTTCGTATAGATTCCGACTGCacacactaatatcctcacacataTGGGGTCCGATGTGACTTGCACCAAAGGTGTCTATGTTGCACAAATGCTCAGTATCTGAATTTTGTACTCTGCCTGTTTTTTAGCAGATTTCCCTATAAATTCAAAGCTAAAACAAATAGAACAGCAAACAATGCAAACTATTGGTGAATAGTGAATAACATTTTGCAGTGTATTTCAGTGTGCTCAATGTTTACAATTAAATCTTGTAcacaacatgaaagcaactgacttcttaaacaatggaacaatccATGTACAAAATAATATTAAAAATGTAAAATTTCCAAAAGCATTGAATAACATACAGGGTTCACTTCAAATAGATTTAACAGAAACCATTCTTTCCTTTTCATTAAGAGCATTATTTTGAAAGAAAAACATGCCTATTTCCCACTAAGTATTCTTCGCTAATTGCGCCTTCATTGTCCCCTTAATTATTACTGTTTCTGATTGAGGGATATCTGCCAGAACTATCGTATCGAATGTGGCCTTGAATTTTTCCAAAAATGTGTAGTCTGAATTAAATCTTAATTTGTTTGCCCATAGTATCACGCTGCCTGGTTGACAAAAATAATCAAATGTAGCCAATAAATCATCCAGACAGTCATGATGGTAAACAACATCAGCTGCTAAGACGTAGTCATAATGATGAACAGATTGAGGAAAGCTTTTATCTAAATCCGCATTCCAAACCAACTCCTTAACCTGGGGTTGATGCTTGCTTCTCCATCGTGTGTTTCTCATAAGATTACTTTGCAAGTTTCCAACAGCACAAGTGAGATCTGTACTAGTTACATAAGCGCCTGAGAGAAAAGACATAAGTAATCAGATGTACAGGTGCATACAAAATCAGTCTGTTCAATGAATGATATTAAATTGTCACTCTATATTGTAAGTTAATTACGTTGCATTGAAAAAAATAGTGTGCATATGACTTCAGTTTAGCTAGAGGGCCTGTGTAAGTCAGTAAATACACATGTAAAATTTAAAATTTTCTTTCAATCAAAATTCTTAATTAAGTgggcggcgcagtggctagcactgctgcctacggcgccgaggacccgggttcgatcctggccccgggtcactgtcctgtggagtttgcacattctccctgtgattgcatgggtctcacccccacaacccaaagatgtgcaggttaggtggtttggccacactaagttgccccttaattggagtaaGTGCCTTTACAGCACTGCCTATGTTTAAATCTCTATCTCTCTCGCCTTCTCCACTGTTAGAGCCTCTCCCAAAAAGTTCCTCTGATGTCAGCTTTTTTCACACATGTTCCTCTGATGTCAGCTTTTTTAACACCCATGCTCCCCCTAAACTCCTGTGCCTCAAGATCATTCCTTCTCTAAGATCCTCCCGAAGAACTCCTTTGTCCAAGTTTTTGATTGCTGCAGCTTTGGTCGGGTGCCCATTCCCAGAAACCCCTTGGAATAGTTTTCTACATTAAAGGCgctatgtaaatacaagttgtCATTGCAAAGCTGAAAACAAGAAGAAAAATATAAATACCTAGTAAGCCAGCCACAATAGACACCAGTCCTGTTCCAGCGCCTAGTTCTATTACATTTTTGTCATTAAGGTTGAATTCCGTCCAGTGGTTTTCTAGAAAATGGCACAACTCAACTGCCTGTGGAAAGAAACAATTATAACCCCTGGTCGATATTTAAATATATTTAGTATATACTAATATTTTCCTGAGCAACTTAAAGAATTCATGTATTTTTTCCATGTAAGATGGTAATGAAATTCAGAGACATCAGAGCTCGAGTTAGCCTCTTGTCAAGGATCTGAAACTACATTGTTATAGTtggaaaaacaaaactgaatgggaaATGCTGACAGAAAAATCTGAGAGAAGAGGGTATGGTCAGTGACTGACTATAGTCCTTGACTGAGACCGCTGAGGTCCCAAGATACTGAGCGGGTTGTACTTGAGACTGCCCAAACCCAACTAATAGTCCCGCTGTGTTACCAGCAGGAGGTTAGGTGAAAATAAATATGAAAAAttagaggggaggcagtggcatattggtattgtcgctggactagtaatccaaacacCCGGGTAATGGTCTggggcctgggttcaaatctcaccactgcaggtgatggaatttaaactcaataatataaataaaattaaaagtctaatgataaccatgaaaccattgtcaattgtcgtaaaaactcatctgattcATTAATCCCCTTTAGGGGATTGTCtgacctacctgtgactccagatccacagcaatgtggttgactcttagctgccccctgaagggcaattagggcaaTAAATATGACTCCCATGAACAATATTTTTTTGAAAATGCAGGAAACATTGCAGGTCAAAGAACCTTTGTGGTGAaaaacagggttaacatttcaggtcatgaCGATCTCTTATCAGAACTTGGAAAAGGTAAAACAGTTTTGAGCAAGTGAAATTAAATTTTCTTTACTCATTACCCCTTTTACTTTCCATATCGTAGACATTCACTTTCATTTTTCCTACCTGTTTTTCTCCCATTTTACTTGCTCAAAACAATTTTTATTTTTCCTGTTCTGATGAAGGATCATCATAACCTGAAATGTTTACTTCATTTTTCTCCatggatgctgtctgacctgctgaatatttccagcatttctaattcaaatttccagcaattgcagtattttgcttttgtggagCTGCAATGACTCCATATCTAATTTATCAGATATGAAGTGAATATCAGTTTTAAAGTTGAATGCATTAGGTAGCTCAAGGGAAGGCATCTTTAACTTAGTATATAGTAAAGAATAAAATGTGTACATTATTGTAACACTTTCACAGTGATTGCTAGTAATTTACCTGTTTTATGTCAAATCTCTCTATTGAAGACATGGAGAATAACTTGGTGGAACATAGTTAATTCAGTAACTGGAGCAGTGATAAGTTCTTTGTTTAAGCTGCAGAACTCAAAAGCTTTTATCTCAGTATTGGGAAGGACAAAATACACTATTGGTACTAGGGGCTCTAAGATATGATTATGAAAATTGTTACTGAATCCATATAGAATATCTGGCATGAAATCCAAAATATAACAATGGCAAATACAAATACTTGGTATtgttcttattagccttagttttattagctctaattctgtcacctttgctcacgagtcgccaggtatctttctgataccgccacgtggttcaagcacaagtaatgattaataatacagcacaccgcttagtaaaagttaaatcaacgatcatttattatatacagcaataaatacttatacaacaatactacctctagactattacctaccactaaaggccaatacttaactttggtgatggcccaccaggtcagggaaacgaatcgcTTATCGAattggggtctggcctgcgggattcaaaaaggctggtacgggtcgatagtctggaacacctctctggtagcgatcgctggagtaacacttacttgtttcttcgtcgaagcgtctcgaaggttgcgagtaggagaagaagggagagaagggtcgatctgaacttggcccctatctttatagttcccaggggcttcccgcctctcggggcagaccttgaccctggtcccaagtgattggacttggtcccaatcactgggttcgatatgctccaataatggggcgattccttgatcggggggtggtcgttcacctttctttgtctcggccactgctggcgccgagaggtctggatcggctttcaattgctaatttgtagcaattgttcccggggatagccgattaaactgcagacggctgggttgatgtgctgctaatggttgtaggtatcggtctgggccgacttccccagagccgaatacactgctctgcctgcagctgtccgttttgaatcctgttggttgattttcccatcagcctttttcgttcgccattttagatcggggtttggccaaatactcgggaatcagccattttaggtggctacatttcctccttgtgatcctaacgcaaagcgtgaaggatcacataaatttgttctttccgttccctgaccggggggggggggggacacctcctatggCCACTGCTCtggccctagctatgcacaaaatttttttacctaaacaattctaagggcgctatgtcaggcaggggcatgcatttacaaaataaaaaacttggaacctctaattttacctaaatacactatactcactaaacattgcattatcctatcttcctaaaacatacaacaacaatcacaacatttaatatactctttcctggcttggcagtcaagctcaggatcatacttttttttttgttcatgaaaagttttgtacatctttttatttacagtaaaaacgcaagtgcatgttctttattattgtgttataggtcgcgggggtcaggggtctggtcataacagaatataggggatcggatccgatataccggggttcaagcgcggtacgctctccttctccatttgaggaggcgcatagtctgcactacacagcagagtatcgccaacgctaacagtgcttcaatcacgtaggacagggagtaccaggttatgaacctggcacaccaggaagatgcagtgtcgctggtgactgggctttgggtactgcggggcattaacggcagggaggtttgaagtaatggggtccgcgttcccgcgcaaccaaatgttcatcaaaagagtgttgagcatgatgaaagaagtcctcctggctgtcctctttccttttccttcttgtgtccttttgttttctccggtcctggagcctctggagttctgtgaaaacaagcatagtagctataactaccttggtttaatatccggtgtgtttgtgtgtctgtccttttggggccaattatacccttataattggtcactatgtgtgactccctcattttttttcctcaaaacaaatgttaggacacggcacacttcccaatgacggaccagtgctgatttaccatccgaatgttccagtatgtaaatagcagatggcagcaacctaaaggtcgcctaaacaaataaaaactttttgaaatgaaacatgccaaatgaggtgcgtatgggccgcgacgggtaagatttggatggagtccccgggtaggacggctaccaatgccgtatctcccctacccgagcgtgtttgaccgacggggggggggggtccccaggcagggcgggtctcacgccgtttctccactgcctgagcaaccaacaagaacgggcaaaaatgtagtcattgtggtgtggttgctacagtgattctctcccttgaatcagaagagcagttacgatcaggcgtctggtacccgaccggtatcagctgaagtgtctgtagacaagctagttccactgaacaagcatctggtctgttgaccaggtatctgcagataagttggtaccgctgaacaagcggttgggaaaaaattctcctgtcggacgaacaacacaaaacaaacgtacgaacaacataaaacatcctgcaggttccatcagaatacgggacatcatAAATCACATTTGGgatggggtgtaattagcatatggagggagtgctgaggtaac
This window encodes:
- the LOC140391410 gene encoding protein-lysine methyltransferase METTL21C-like produces the protein METISSVDTSTEGEEEFEIQRQEEQSEMDSSDENEEIRMDAKKSSGDVHRIWSPSVFGYFPKECYLFAGYEITIHESVDHFGAVTWPGAVELCHFLENHWTEFNLNDKNVIELGAGTGLVSIVAGLLGAYVTSTDLTCAVGNLQSNLMRNTRWRSKHQPQVKELVWNADLDKSFPQSVHHYDYVLAADVVYHHDCLDDLLATFDYFCQPGSVILWANKLRFNSDYTFLEKFKATFDTIVLADIPQSETVIIKGTMKAQLAKNT